The following proteins are encoded in a genomic region of Nitrososphaera sp.:
- a CDS encoding phosphoadenylyl-sulfate reductase, which produces MESSAAFSPARIEELAARFESATAEDVIAWSLETFSPKISFASSFGAEDVAIIDMMCKADKQKTRVFTLETGRLNQETYDLIDDVRARYGIQVEVFFPDQKQVEEMVRMKGMNLMYESVENRKFCCNVRKVIPLNRALAGLDAWITGIRRDQVSTRAAARKVESDPVHNGIIKVNPLADWTSSMVWDYIKKNDIPYNKLHEKGYPSIGCEPCTRPVVPGEDERAGRWWWENAAHKECGLHFDPTSKKALKKPSSSES; this is translated from the coding sequence ATGGAGTCTTCAGCAGCATTCTCTCCTGCCCGAATAGAGGAGCTCGCGGCTCGCTTCGAGTCTGCGACTGCAGAGGACGTCATAGCATGGTCCCTTGAAACGTTTTCACCAAAGATCTCATTTGCCTCCAGCTTTGGAGCCGAAGACGTAGCTATTATCGACATGATGTGCAAGGCCGACAAGCAAAAGACCAGGGTTTTTACGCTGGAAACTGGCCGGCTGAACCAGGAAACATATGATCTGATAGACGACGTCCGCGCAAGGTACGGCATACAAGTCGAGGTTTTCTTTCCAGATCAAAAACAAGTCGAGGAGATGGTGCGGATGAAGGGCATGAACCTGATGTACGAAAGTGTAGAGAACCGCAAGTTCTGCTGCAATGTCAGAAAGGTCATACCGCTAAACAGGGCACTGGCAGGTCTTGATGCTTGGATAACCGGCATTAGGCGCGACCAGGTAAGCACAAGGGCCGCGGCGAGAAAGGTCGAGTCGGACCCGGTGCACAACGGCATTATCAAGGTAAACCCGCTCGCCGACTGGACATCATCGATGGTGTGGGACTACATCAAAAAGAACGACATACCTTACAACAAACTGCACGAAAAGGGCTATCCGAGTATTGGCTGCGAGCCGTGCACCAGGCCAGTGGTGCCCGGCGAGGACGAGCGCGCTGGCAGGTGGTGGTGGGAAAATGCTGCGCACAAAGAGTGCGGCCTTCACTTTGACCCCACTTCCAAGAAAGCATTAAAAAAGCCTTCAAGTAGCGAGTCTTGA
- the sat gene encoding sulfate adenylyltransferase: MENAIPSPHGGRLVSRNSRVPDVSGLYVFEVSADLRSDTENIADGIFSPLEGFLRRDDFDSVIRSGRLGNGLPWTVPIVLDADSEQANKMRDSGTVALAEGGQVFAKLTVEEVYPYDKAAFCQSIYGTLDMAHPGVAKVNGMKEYLVGGDIQVFDSKSGSIRKYRITPEESRKQIETRGWKSMVGFQTRNVPHVAHEMLQKAALNLYDGLFLNPLIGKKKAGDFKDEVILAAYRALIDNYYPSQRVMFATLHTEMRYAGPKEAIHHAIMRKNFGCSHFIVGRDHAGVGSYYHPFAAHEIFKDYPDIGIQPLFFPAFYYCNRCLAFANERNCPHGQEHREELSGTKMRKMVSSGEVPPKHLMRPEVAETIVSFAEPFV; the protein is encoded by the coding sequence TTGGAAAACGCGATTCCCTCTCCGCACGGGGGAAGGCTGGTAAGCAGGAACTCGAGGGTTCCTGACGTTTCCGGACTTTACGTTTTTGAGGTTAGCGCAGACCTGCGAAGCGACACGGAAAATATCGCAGACGGGATTTTCAGCCCCCTTGAAGGGTTTCTGCGCAGGGATGATTTCGACAGCGTCATTCGCTCCGGCAGGCTGGGAAACGGACTCCCCTGGACCGTGCCCATTGTTCTTGACGCGGACAGCGAGCAGGCAAACAAGATGCGCGACAGCGGGACTGTCGCCCTAGCGGAAGGCGGGCAGGTATTTGCAAAGCTCACTGTAGAGGAGGTTTATCCCTACGACAAGGCAGCGTTCTGCCAGTCCATTTACGGCACACTGGACATGGCTCACCCCGGCGTTGCAAAGGTCAACGGAATGAAGGAATACCTGGTCGGTGGCGATATTCAGGTTTTCGACTCCAAGTCAGGCAGCATCCGCAAGTACCGAATCACTCCGGAGGAATCAAGAAAACAAATCGAGACCCGTGGATGGAAGAGCATGGTGGGCTTTCAAACCCGAAATGTCCCCCATGTCGCGCATGAGATGCTGCAAAAGGCTGCCCTCAATCTTTATGACGGCCTCTTCCTAAACCCGCTAATCGGCAAAAAGAAAGCCGGCGACTTCAAGGACGAGGTGATACTTGCTGCCTACAGGGCGCTTATCGACAACTATTATCCTAGCCAGCGGGTCATGTTTGCCACGCTGCATACAGAAATGAGATACGCGGGACCGAAGGAGGCAATACACCATGCTATCATGCGCAAGAATTTTGGATGCTCGCATTTTATTGTGGGCAGGGACCATGCGGGCGTAGGCTCGTATTACCATCCGTTTGCTGCTCACGAGATCTTTAAGGACTATCCGGACATCGGGATTCAGCCGCTTTTCTTTCCGGCTTTTTACTACTGCAACAGGTGCCTGGCCTTTGCAAACGAGCGCAACTGCCCTCATGGTCAGGAACATAGAGAGGAGCTAAGCGGGACAAAAATGCGAAAGATGGTCAGCTCAGGAGAGGTACCTCCAAAGCATCTTATGAGACCGGAGGTGGCAGAGACGATCGTCTCTTTTGCCGAACCTTTTGTCTGA
- a CDS encoding winged helix-turn-helix domain-containing protein, whose protein sequence is MPEKKSNRGKIEIMADILSLSTAGIKKTHIMYRANLSYEQILYYLNELMAKSLISLHVRDGSALYTTTEKGREFLKCYAYMAQLIGDGQAPSQGVELLVS, encoded by the coding sequence GTGCCAGAGAAAAAAAGCAACCGTGGAAAAATCGAGATAATGGCCGATATTTTGTCTCTCTCGACGGCGGGTATCAAAAAGACTCACATCATGTACCGGGCGAACCTGAGCTACGAGCAGATTCTCTACTATCTAAATGAGCTCATGGCCAAGAGCCTGATCTCTTTACATGTCCGCGACGGATCTGCCCTTTACACCACGACCGAGAAGGGGAGGGAATTCCTGAAATGCTACGCGTATATGGCGCAGCTTATCGGCGACGGCCAGGCCCCTAGCCAAGGCGTAGAGCTTCTCGTGAGCTAG
- the nth gene encoding endonuclease III, producing MNQTLVANKPPRLTALRMLKEAEQGDPFKILIGTILSARSRDENTTKVVARLFSHYKNASELALANLEDIKRDIHSIGFYNVKAARIKQVAESIVTKHGGKVPADIDQLLELPGVGRKTANCVLVYAYDRPAIPVDVHVHRISNRLGLVETRKPEETEEELAKIADPNLWTTINDTFVMFGQNICLPRRPLCRICSLKKQCRYYRLIGKAPASSSSS from the coding sequence ATGAATCAAACGCTTGTCGCTAACAAGCCGCCCCGGCTTACCGCTCTTCGCATGCTAAAGGAAGCCGAACAGGGCGACCCTTTCAAGATACTGATTGGCACGATACTCTCTGCACGCAGCCGCGACGAGAACACTACCAAGGTCGTTGCCCGGCTATTTTCACACTATAAGAACGCAAGTGAACTTGCATTGGCAAACCTTGAGGACATCAAGCGGGACATCCATAGCATCGGCTTTTACAATGTCAAGGCAGCCAGGATAAAACAGGTAGCCGAATCGATTGTTACAAAACACGGAGGGAAGGTTCCCGCAGACATTGATCAGCTTTTGGAGCTGCCCGGTGTCGGAAGAAAGACTGCCAATTGCGTGCTTGTATATGCTTATGACAGGCCGGCAATCCCGGTGGACGTCCACGTACACCGGATTTCAAATAGGCTGGGTCTCGTGGAAACAAGGAAGCCGGAAGAGACAGAAGAGGAACTCGCTAAAATTGCAGATCCAAACCTCTGGACCACAATCAATGACACGTTTGTAATGTTTGGTCAGAACATATGCCTGCCCCGCCGGCCGCTGTGCCGCATCTGCTCGCTCAAAAAGCAGTGCAGGTATTACCGGCTTATTGGTAAGGCTCCGGCTTCCTCCTCTTCTTCATGA
- a CDS encoding aconitase X catalytic domain-containing protein — MHLTKEEERALAGKNGEAIAAAYRILAAIGEATDADRLVPVEWAHVSGVNYNTIGDAGVQFLEEFSNLARVAIRTTVNPMGYDADSPDSIPEKFRHEQQKIVASYQKLGVIPSFTCTPYEVFGVPPKGTQVSFAESNAAVYSNSVLGLKTNKESALSALASSVTGKAPLSELRIEELRKPRIGIIPGYRFSSELDYGLLGYFAGKVAKDSSSVSISCEKNTLDRVDAKALSAGMGTSGSCGMYVIGEAKEKVGFGIEEKTKLLDELDTSEKGDIIALGSPQLGLDELRLVASSVQGKKFDKRCLIFCSRAIYKEAAKIGLAGEIERSGAEVKCDSCTCLTPYVARDRYDSVTTNSVKSAYYFNHSSKLGVELKDIKTICEEHTS; from the coding sequence ATGCACCTTACAAAAGAGGAAGAGCGTGCTCTTGCCGGCAAGAATGGAGAAGCCATCGCAGCGGCATATCGCATTCTGGCCGCCATAGGCGAGGCCACAGACGCAGACAGGCTTGTTCCCGTTGAATGGGCCCACGTCTCAGGGGTAAACTACAACACCATCGGAGACGCGGGGGTTCAGTTTCTTGAAGAATTTAGCAACTTGGCACGCGTTGCCATACGGACGACCGTTAATCCCATGGGATACGACGCAGATAGCCCTGACTCTATCCCAGAGAAATTCAGGCATGAGCAACAAAAGATTGTCGCGTCATACCAGAAGCTGGGCGTTATCCCGTCTTTTACCTGCACCCCGTACGAGGTCTTTGGCGTTCCCCCAAAGGGAACGCAGGTGAGCTTTGCCGAAAGCAACGCCGCCGTTTACTCGAACTCTGTGCTTGGGCTAAAGACCAACAAAGAAAGCGCTCTGAGCGCGCTTGCAAGCTCTGTAACTGGCAAGGCTCCCCTCTCAGAATTGCGGATTGAAGAGCTTCGCAAGCCAAGGATTGGAATAATTCCAGGGTACCGGTTTTCAAGCGAACTCGACTACGGCCTTCTTGGTTACTTTGCTGGCAAGGTCGCCAAGGACAGCAGCAGTGTCAGCATTTCCTGCGAAAAAAATACGCTTGACCGTGTGGATGCAAAGGCACTCTCTGCAGGGATGGGCACCTCGGGTTCATGCGGCATGTACGTCATTGGTGAGGCAAAAGAAAAAGTCGGGTTTGGCATTGAGGAAAAAACCAAGTTGCTCGACGAGCTTGACACGTCTGAGAAAGGGGACATTATCGCGCTTGGCAGCCCCCAGCTTGGATTGGACGAGCTGAGGCTCGTAGCATCAAGTGTTCAGGGGAAAAAATTTGACAAGAGGTGCCTGATATTTTGTTCAAGGGCTATTTACAAAGAAGCGGCCAAAATCGGGCTGGCAGGCGAGATCGAGCGCTCGGGAGCGGAGGTCAAGTGCGACTCGTGCACCTGCCTGACCCCCTACGTAGCAAGGGACCGGTACGATTCCGTGACTACCAACAGCGTCAAAAGCGCGTACTACTTTAACCACTCAAGCAAGCTTGGAGTGGAGCTCAAAGATATCAAGACAATCTGCGAGGAACACACGTCTTGA
- a CDS encoding DUF126 domain-containing protein: MSEGPRVGITKVAGCKRIVGGRGQGPALVSAQPLNFLAMIDPRTGVVKDQASELYGKSIAGTTLVFPFATGSSVGAYVFYSIGVMRKSPSAIVCTKADITTASGCAIAKIPLVDLPKGYDLASICNGAELYVDADQGTITEKIKSKSGDL; encoded by the coding sequence TTGAGTGAAGGCCCGCGTGTTGGGATAACCAAGGTTGCCGGATGCAAGCGCATTGTCGGAGGGAGAGGACAGGGGCCTGCTCTGGTAAGCGCGCAGCCTTTGAATTTCTTGGCCATGATTGATCCGAGGACAGGAGTTGTCAAGGACCAGGCGAGCGAGCTTTATGGCAAATCTATTGCTGGCACGACACTGGTATTTCCTTTTGCGACCGGCAGTAGCGTAGGGGCCTATGTGTTTTATTCAATTGGAGTGATGCGCAAGTCTCCCTCTGCCATCGTTTGCACAAAGGCGGACATTACAACGGCATCAGGGTGTGCTATTGCCAAGATCCCGCTAGTCGACCTTCCGAAAGGATATGATCTGGCCTCAATCTGCAATGGGGCCGAGCTTTATGTTGATGCAGACCAAGGAACCATTACTGAAAAGATTAAATCCAAAAGTGGTGATTTGTGA
- a CDS encoding DUF167 domain-containing protein — protein sequence MVNVKPSAGAGEVRVDGDEIHVSLKSPPEKGRANAELVKRLAKEFGVSPDRVRIVSGLSSRKKIVEIT from the coding sequence ATGGTTAATGTAAAGCCAAGTGCAGGCGCAGGCGAGGTCCGTGTGGACGGGGATGAGATCCACGTCTCTCTAAAGTCACCTCCTGAAAAGGGCAGAGCCAACGCAGAGCTTGTCAAGAGACTAGCAAAGGAGTTTGGCGTGTCGCCAGACCGAGTCAGGATTGTCTCTGGATTGAGTTCCCGGAAAAAGATCGTGGAAATTACGTAG
- a CDS encoding Lrp/AsnC family transcriptional regulator, with amino-acid sequence MPGDSDYHEEINLKILRSLSQDSSKSFVDIAKELQVSDATIHMRVKRLVASGIIRKFTISVDSAKLGYDHLAFMGVNIRQGAADELTSELASFREVLEVHELHGRFDLLVKIRARSLEEMRNIVVNKIRSMPQVIEVELMPVLRSAKEEPMVDLSEVAGPTDAAAS; translated from the coding sequence ATGCCCGGCGATTCTGATTACCATGAGGAGATAAATCTCAAAATACTGAGAAGTCTCTCCCAGGATTCTTCAAAATCGTTTGTTGACATTGCAAAGGAGCTTCAAGTGTCCGATGCTACAATCCACATGCGGGTAAAGCGACTTGTCGCATCGGGTATAATCAGGAAATTTACAATTTCCGTGGACAGCGCGAAGCTGGGTTATGACCACCTTGCCTTTATGGGCGTTAACATACGGCAGGGTGCGGCCGATGAGCTGACTTCTGAATTGGCAAGCTTTAGGGAGGTCCTCGAGGTGCATGAACTTCATGGGCGCTTTGACCTATTGGTCAAGATTCGCGCACGTAGCTTGGAAGAAATGCGTAACATAGTTGTAAACAAAATAAGAAGCATGCCGCAGGTAATAGAGGTCGAACTTATGCCAGTGCTCAGGTCTGCAAAAGAAGAGCCCATGGTTGACCTGTCAGAAGTCGCTGGCCCGACGGATGCTGCTGCCTCTTAA
- a CDS encoding TIGR00269 family protein produces MISDSKANNRACTKCHDDSPVIRREYSGEFLCKKCFQKSIEDKAAKTISKYSMIRYGDRVAVGVSGGKDSLSLLSVLHRQFQNRNNGNELVAITIDEGISGYRDESLSIVKEFCKGLKVENHVLSYKSLFGISMDEAMKTRPSAKMSSCSICGTFRRRAIDLAAEQVGAQVVATGHNLDDHLQTFMINLFAGDVERIGWTHPEPVEYGNGIRKIKPFVEIPEYEIAFYALQRDIPFQSEECPYMDESIRSEIREFMNRLESRHSGIKYSAFNSAVKIATIVRANPTEYNSNKCSSCGRDSSGPICSACKTIRILNSSNKQI; encoded by the coding sequence TTGATAAGTGACTCAAAGGCAAATAATCGGGCATGCACAAAGTGCCACGACGACAGCCCGGTCATAAGGCGCGAGTACTCGGGCGAGTTTCTTTGCAAGAAGTGCTTCCAAAAATCCATCGAAGACAAGGCAGCAAAAACCATTTCCAAGTATTCGATGATAAGATACGGAGATCGAGTTGCCGTTGGAGTCTCGGGAGGAAAGGACAGTCTATCTCTTTTGTCAGTCCTGCACCGCCAGTTCCAAAATCGCAATAACGGAAACGAGCTTGTGGCTATTACCATTGATGAGGGGATTTCCGGCTACAGGGACGAATCACTTTCAATCGTGAAGGAATTCTGCAAAGGTCTGAAGGTAGAGAACCACGTCCTCAGCTACAAGTCACTTTTCGGAATTAGCATGGACGAGGCAATGAAGACGAGACCAAGTGCCAAAATGAGCTCCTGTTCCATCTGCGGAACGTTTCGCAGAAGGGCGATCGACCTGGCAGCCGAGCAGGTTGGCGCGCAGGTGGTAGCTACCGGCCACAACCTGGACGATCACTTGCAGACATTTATGATCAACCTCTTTGCAGGTGACGTTGAGAGAATCGGATGGACGCACCCAGAGCCGGTCGAATACGGGAACGGGATTAGGAAAATCAAGCCCTTCGTAGAGATTCCCGAATACGAAATCGCGTTTTACGCGCTGCAGCGCGACATTCCATTCCAGTCTGAGGAATGCCCTTACATGGACGAGAGCATCCGCTCCGAAATCAGGGAATTCATGAACAGGCTTGAGAGCCGTCACTCTGGAATCAAGTACAGCGCCTTTAATTCTGCGGTCAAGATTGCCACGATAGTTCGCGCCAATCCGACTGAGTACAACTCTAACAAATGCTCAAGCTGCGGCAGGGATTCTAGCGGGCCGATTTGCTCTGCATGCAAAACAATTCGAATCCTAAATTCCAGCAACAAGCAAATATAG